A section of the Streptomyces sp. CG1 genome encodes:
- a CDS encoding histidine phosphatase family protein, with translation MSSTGEVTDRKDRGRRIILWRHGQTAWNVERRFQGSTDVALTETGIGQARRAARLLASLGPDAIISSDLQRAANTAAELAALTGLDITREEGLRETYAGVWQGLTHAEIIARYGEEYAAWKRGEAVRRGGGELETEVAERAAPVVLRHAEKLPEDGTLVVVSHGGTIRTTIGRLLGLEARHWESLGGLSNCCWSVLGEGARGWRLLEHNAGTLPEPVLGDDD, from the coding sequence ATGAGCTCCACCGGAGAGGTCACCGACCGCAAGGACCGCGGCCGCCGCATCATCCTGTGGCGGCACGGCCAGACCGCCTGGAACGTGGAGCGCCGCTTCCAGGGCAGCACGGACGTCGCGCTGACCGAGACCGGCATCGGCCAGGCCCGCCGCGCCGCCCGGCTGCTGGCCTCCCTGGGGCCCGACGCGATCATCTCCTCGGACCTGCAGCGGGCGGCGAACACGGCCGCCGAGCTGGCCGCCCTCACCGGTCTCGACATCACCCGCGAAGAGGGCCTGCGCGAGACCTACGCGGGCGTCTGGCAGGGGCTGACGCACGCCGAGATCATCGCCCGCTACGGCGAGGAGTACGCCGCCTGGAAGCGCGGCGAGGCGGTCCGCCGCGGCGGCGGCGAACTGGAGACCGAGGTCGCCGAACGTGCCGCACCCGTCGTCCTGCGGCACGCCGAGAAGCTGCCCGAGGACGGCACCCTCGTCGTCGTCAGCCACGGCGGCACCATCCGCACCACCATCGGCCGGCTCCTCGGCCTGGAGGCCCGGCACTGGGAGAGCCTCGGCGGCCTCTCCAACTGCTGCTGGTCCGTGCTCGGCGAGGGCGCGCGCGGCTGGCGTCTGCTCGAGCACAACGCGGGCACCCTCCCGGAGCCCGTCCTCGGCGACGACGACTGA
- the rsfS gene encoding ribosome silencing factor, producing the protein MTATDRSLDLINTAAQAAADKLAHDVIAYDVSDVLSITDAFLLASAPNDRQVKAIVDEIEERLLKELGAKPVRREGDRDSRWILLDYVDIVVHVQHSEERVFYALERLWKDCPELELPADAKATRGKAAEHARLQAAEAEQEPGGEW; encoded by the coding sequence GTGACCGCCACCGATCGTTCTCTTGACCTCATCAACACCGCCGCCCAGGCAGCGGCCGACAAGCTCGCCCACGACGTCATCGCCTACGACGTCAGCGACGTGCTGTCGATCACGGATGCCTTTCTGCTGGCCTCCGCGCCGAACGACCGCCAGGTCAAGGCCATCGTCGACGAGATCGAGGAGCGCCTGCTGAAGGAACTCGGCGCCAAGCCCGTGCGCCGTGAGGGAGACCGCGACTCCCGCTGGATCCTGCTCGACTACGTCGACATCGTCGTCCACGTCCAGCACAGCGAGGAGCGGGTCTTCTACGCGCTGGAGCGGCTGTGGAAGGACTGCCCCGAGCTGGAGCTGCCCGCCGATGCCAAGGCCACCCGCGGCAAGGCGGCGGAGCACGCCAGGCTGCAGGCCGCCGAGGCCGAGCAGGAGCCGGGCGGGGAGTGGTGA
- a CDS encoding LCP family protein has protein sequence MNNRYDVGDAGYGAGPYELVGYDEHGQPVYRQIPAQQSPQAQQAAYDPYAQQQGYGYDPYATGQQPPVPPYDSGRPAPGSGYDPYGAQAPYDPYGTGTHQTSGYDPYGQAASSGQQPRVTEQSAYIPQQAGPAEGPHAPARPEEPRDGDERDYHTEQFAFVEEPNGNSEDVIDWLNFTENRTERREEARRRARSRIIALLVVLALVAAGGVGYLWYAGKLPGLSSSGAKPGAGTPVGAQKRDVIVVHLHNTAKGGTSTALLVDNTTTKQGSTVLLPNSLALSSDDGSTTTLAKSVDGDGSSGTRDQLGTVLGTSIQGTWRLDTPYLQNLVDLVGNIDLGTNTDVPDPDVRKKGTEPLVHKGSEQTLSGKMAVAYATYRAPGESEDAQLERFGQVMQGVLRKLSSDPSAATTTVQTLAQILDPPLTDRDLGAFLAKLAELAKGGAYKTALLPVQPDGTLSAKTSDSVVKDILGGTAKSPDAGSAVRVSVQNATGVKDDTEKARVVLLNGGFTFLEGGSDSGTQATSKVTYSAASHKSDAAEVAKTLGLPAGSVAEGTVSSGADISVVLGRDYQPGSS, from the coding sequence GTGAACAACCGATACGACGTGGGTGACGCCGGCTACGGCGCAGGCCCGTACGAACTCGTCGGCTACGACGAGCATGGCCAGCCCGTGTACCGGCAGATCCCGGCACAGCAGTCGCCACAGGCCCAGCAGGCCGCCTACGACCCGTACGCCCAGCAACAGGGCTACGGCTACGACCCGTACGCCACCGGCCAGCAGCCGCCGGTGCCCCCCTACGACTCCGGCCGGCCCGCACCCGGGTCCGGGTACGACCCGTACGGTGCCCAGGCCCCGTACGACCCCTACGGCACCGGAACCCACCAGACCTCCGGCTACGACCCCTACGGGCAGGCCGCGAGCAGCGGGCAGCAGCCCCGGGTCACCGAGCAGTCCGCCTACATCCCGCAGCAGGCCGGCCCGGCGGAGGGTCCGCACGCCCCGGCACGGCCCGAGGAACCGCGGGACGGGGACGAACGGGACTACCACACCGAGCAGTTCGCGTTCGTCGAGGAGCCGAACGGCAACTCCGAGGACGTCATCGACTGGCTGAACTTCACCGAGAACCGCACCGAGCGCCGCGAGGAAGCCCGCCGCCGCGCCCGCAGCCGGATCATCGCCCTGCTCGTCGTCCTCGCCCTCGTCGCCGCCGGCGGCGTCGGCTACCTCTGGTACGCCGGAAAGCTGCCGGGCCTGTCCTCGTCCGGTGCCAAGCCCGGCGCGGGCACGCCGGTCGGCGCCCAGAAGCGCGACGTGATCGTCGTCCACCTGCACAACACCGCCAAGGGCGGCACCTCCACGGCGCTGCTGGTCGACAACACCACGACCAAACAGGGCAGTACCGTGCTGCTGCCCAACTCCCTCGCCCTGAGCAGTGACGACGGCTCCACCACGACCCTCGCCAAGTCGGTGGACGGCGACGGCTCCTCCGGCACCCGTGACCAGCTCGGCACCGTCCTCGGCACCAGCATCCAGGGCACCTGGCGCCTCGACACCCCCTATCTGCAGAACCTCGTCGACCTGGTCGGCAACATCGACCTCGGCACCAACACCGACGTGCCCGACCCGGACGTCAGGAAGAAGGGCACCGAGCCGCTCGTCCACAAGGGCAGCGAGCAGACCCTCAGCGGCAAGATGGCCGTCGCCTACGCCACCTACCGCGCCCCCGGCGAGTCCGAGGACGCCCAGCTCGAGCGGTTCGGCCAGGTCATGCAGGGCGTGCTGCGCAAGCTGTCCTCCGACCCGTCGGCGGCCACGACCACCGTGCAGACCCTCGCGCAGATTCTCGACCCGCCGCTCACCGACCGGGATCTCGGCGCCTTCCTCGCCAAGCTCGCCGAACTCGCCAAGGGCGGCGCCTACAAGACCGCCCTGCTGCCCGTGCAGCCCGACGGCACGCTGAGCGCGAAGACCAGCGACAGTGTGGTGAAGGACATCCTCGGCGGCACCGCCAAGAGCCCCGACGCGGGCTCCGCGGTCCGGGTCTCCGTGCAGAACGCCACCGGCGTGAAGGACGACACCGAGAAGGCCCGCGTGGTGCTGCTCAACGGCGGCTTCACCTTCCTCGAGGGCGGCAGCGACTCCGGCACCCAGGCCACCTCGAAGGTGACGTACTCGGCCGCCTCCCACAAGTCCGACGCCGCCGAGGTCGCCAAGACCCTCGGCCTGCCCGCCGGCTCGGTGGCCGAGGGAACGGTCTCCTCGGGCGCCGACATCTCGGTCGTCCTCGGCCGGGACTACCAGCCCGGCAGCTCGTGA
- the nadD gene encoding nicotinate-nucleotide adenylyltransferase produces MPTGPAYESADDTVKHPQYRPGQGPANTGKRRLGVMGGTFDPIHHGHLVAASEVAAQFHLDEVVFVPTGQPWQKSHRKVSPAEDRYLMTVIATAENPQFSVSRIDIDRGGPTYTVDTLRDLRALNPDTDLFFITGADALAQLLTWRDSEELFSLAHFIGVTRPGHHLTDPGLPEGGVSLVEVPALAISSTGCRARVAKGDPIWYMVPDGVVRYIDKRELYRGE; encoded by the coding sequence ATGCCTACCGGTCCGGCGTACGAGAGCGCCGACGACACGGTGAAGCACCCGCAGTACCGGCCGGGCCAGGGCCCCGCCAACACGGGCAAGCGTCGCCTGGGCGTCATGGGCGGAACCTTCGACCCGATCCACCACGGGCACCTCGTGGCGGCCAGTGAGGTCGCCGCGCAGTTCCACCTGGACGAGGTGGTGTTCGTGCCCACCGGCCAGCCGTGGCAGAAGTCCCACCGCAAGGTCTCTCCGGCCGAGGACCGCTATCTGATGACGGTCATCGCGACCGCCGAGAACCCGCAGTTCTCCGTCAGCCGCATCGACATCGACCGCGGCGGTCCCACCTACACCGTGGACACCCTGCGCGATCTGCGCGCCCTCAACCCCGACACCGACCTGTTCTTCATCACTGGCGCCGACGCCCTCGCCCAGCTGCTGACCTGGCGGGACAGCGAGGAACTGTTCTCCCTCGCCCACTTCATCGGCGTCACCCGGCCCGGGCACCATCTGACCGACCCGGGTCTCCCGGAGGGCGGTGTGTCGCTCGTCGAGGTCCCGGCGCTCGCCATCTCCTCCACAGGCTGCCGTGCGAGAGTCGCCAAGGGAGACCCCATCTGGTACATGGTGCCGGACGGAGTCGTGCGCTACATCGACAAGCGCGAGCTGTACCGCGGCGAGTGA
- a CDS encoding M48 family metallopeptidase translates to MSDDGQQHTGHERVPSRQRRRFPGISSRAYEHPSDRSALVALRKLSGFDTVFKALSGLLPERSLRLLYLSDSVRVSERQFQHLHDMLLDACYILDLKKVPPMYVTQDPQPNAMCIGLDEPIIVVTTGLVELLDEEEMRAIVGHEVGHALSGHSVYRTILLFLTSLALKVAWIPLGNLAIMAIVTALREWFRKSELSADRAGLLVGQDLQASMRGLMKIAGGNHLHEMNVDAFLEQAEEYESGGDLRDSVLKILNVLPRSHPFTAVRAAELKKWAESRDFQRIMDGHYPRRDEDKDTSVSDSFRESAASYASDVKTSKDPLMKLVTDLAGGAGDLGGRVRRGFDGFRTPPAPKEGPTDTPRDEE, encoded by the coding sequence ATGTCCGACGACGGCCAGCAGCACACGGGGCACGAGCGCGTGCCGAGCAGGCAGCGCAGGCGCTTCCCGGGGATCTCCTCGCGTGCCTACGAGCACCCGTCCGACCGCTCGGCCCTGGTGGCGCTGCGCAAACTGAGCGGATTCGACACCGTCTTCAAGGCGCTCAGCGGGCTGCTGCCCGAGCGGAGCCTGAGACTGCTGTATCTGTCCGACTCGGTGCGCGTCTCCGAGCGGCAGTTCCAGCACCTGCACGACATGCTGCTGGACGCCTGTTACATCCTGGACCTGAAGAAGGTCCCGCCGATGTACGTCACGCAGGATCCGCAGCCGAACGCGATGTGCATCGGCCTGGACGAGCCGATCATCGTCGTCACCACGGGGCTGGTGGAGCTCCTCGACGAGGAGGAGATGCGGGCGATCGTCGGACACGAGGTGGGACACGCGCTGTCCGGGCACTCCGTGTACCGCACGATCCTGCTGTTCCTGACCAGCCTCGCGCTGAAGGTGGCCTGGATCCCGCTGGGAAACCTCGCGATCATGGCGATCGTCACGGCGCTCAGGGAGTGGTTCCGCAAGTCGGAGCTGTCCGCGGACCGGGCGGGTCTGCTGGTGGGGCAGGACCTGCAGGCCTCGATGCGCGGCCTGATGAAGATCGCGGGCGGCAACCATCTGCACGAGATGAACGTGGACGCGTTCCTGGAGCAGGCCGAGGAGTACGAGTCCGGGGGCGACCTGCGCGACTCGGTGCTGAAGATCCTGAACGTGCTGCCCCGCTCGCATCCGTTCACCGCCGTGCGGGCGGCCGAGCTGAAGAAGTGGGCCGAGTCCCGGGACTTCCAGCGGATCATGGACGGCCACTACCCGCGGCGCGACGAGGACAAGGACACCTCGGTCAGCGACTCCTTCCGCGAGTCGGCGGCCAGCTACGCCAGCGATGTGAAGACCTCCAAGGACCCGCTGATGAAGCTGGTCACGGACCTCGCGGGCGGCGCGGGCGACCTGGGCGGCCGGGTCCGCCGCGGCTTCGACGGCTTCCGCACCCCGCCCGCGCCGAAGGAGGGCCCGACGGACACTCCGCGGGACGAGGAGTAG
- a CDS encoding glutamate-5-semialdehyde dehydrogenase — MTTLSPYDSMSPVTQAAYRAKAAAADLAPLPRAVKDDALLAIADALEVRTSEIVEANAKDIAKARENGTSEAIVDRLTLTPERVRAIASDVRDVAKLPDPVGEIVRGSTLPNGIDLRQVRVPLGVVGIIYEARPNVTVDAAALCLKSGNAVLLRGSASAYESNTALVRVIRDAVGGAGLPADAVQLVPGESRDSVRELMRARGLVDVLIPRGGASLIQTVVSESIVPVIETGTGNCHVYVDATADIDMAIDILINSKAQRVSVCNAAETLLVHQDIAPEFLPRALDALAEAGVTVHADERVMAYAKGSTATVVEAVAEDWETEYLSYDIAAAVVDSLDKAVEHIRLWTSGHTEAIVTTSQQAARRFTQLVDSTTVAVNASTRFTDGGQFGFGAEIGISTQKLHARGPMGLPELTSTKYIVTGDGHVRP, encoded by the coding sequence ATGACCACGCTCTCGCCGTACGACTCCATGTCCCCGGTCACCCAGGCCGCCTACCGGGCCAAGGCTGCCGCCGCCGACCTCGCGCCGCTCCCGCGCGCCGTGAAGGACGACGCGCTGCTCGCCATCGCCGACGCCCTGGAGGTCCGGACCAGCGAGATCGTCGAGGCCAACGCCAAGGACATCGCCAAGGCCCGGGAGAACGGCACCAGCGAGGCCATCGTCGACCGGCTCACCCTCACCCCCGAGCGTGTCCGCGCCATCGCCTCCGACGTCCGAGACGTCGCGAAGCTGCCCGACCCGGTCGGCGAGATCGTCCGCGGCTCCACCCTGCCCAACGGCATCGATCTGCGCCAGGTCCGCGTCCCGCTCGGCGTCGTCGGCATCATCTACGAGGCCCGCCCGAACGTCACCGTCGACGCCGCCGCCCTCTGCCTCAAGTCCGGCAACGCCGTCCTGCTGCGCGGCTCCGCCTCCGCCTACGAGTCCAACACTGCCCTCGTCCGCGTCATCCGGGACGCCGTCGGCGGCGCCGGGCTGCCCGCCGACGCTGTCCAGCTGGTGCCCGGCGAGAGCCGCGACTCCGTGCGCGAGCTGATGCGCGCCCGCGGCCTGGTCGACGTCCTGATCCCGCGCGGCGGCGCATCCCTGATCCAGACCGTGGTCAGCGAGTCCATCGTGCCCGTCATCGAGACCGGCACCGGCAACTGCCACGTCTACGTCGACGCGACCGCCGACATCGACATGGCGATCGACATCCTGATCAACTCCAAGGCCCAGCGGGTCAGTGTCTGCAACGCCGCCGAGACCCTCCTCGTCCACCAGGACATCGCCCCCGAGTTCCTGCCGCGCGCCCTGGACGCCCTCGCCGAGGCCGGCGTCACCGTGCACGCCGACGAGCGGGTCATGGCCTACGCCAAGGGCTCCACGGCGACCGTCGTGGAGGCCGTGGCCGAGGACTGGGAGACCGAGTACCTCTCCTACGACATCGCTGCTGCGGTGGTGGATTCGCTGGACAAGGCCGTCGAGCACATCCGGCTGTGGACCTCCGGGCACACCGAGGCCATCGTCACCACCTCCCAGCAGGCCGCCCGACGCTTCACCCAGCTGGTCGACTCCACCACCGTCGCCGTGAACGCCTCCACCCGTTTCACCGACGGCGGCCAGTTCGGCTTCGGCGCCGAGATCGGCATCTCCACCCAGAAGCTGCACGCCCGCGGCCCGATGGGCCTGCCGGAGCTGACCAGCACGAAATACATCGTCACTGGCGACGGACACGTGCGCCCCTGA
- the proB gene encoding glutamate 5-kinase yields the protein MGEARRIVVKVGSSSLTTAAGGLDADRVDALVDVLAKIRSGGEREIVLVSSGAIAAGLAPLGLRRRPKDLARQQAAASVGQGLLVARYTASFARYGVRVGQVLLTSDDMSRRAHHRNASRTLDKLLAMGAFPIVNENDTVATDEIRFGDNDRLAALVAHLVHADLLVLLSDIDGVYDGDPSRPDTSRIAEVKGPEDLAGVEIGSAGKAGVGTGGMVTKVEAARIAAGAGIPVVLTSAVHAADALSGGDTGTYFHPTGKRSADRLLWLQHASTPQGALTLDDGAVDAVVKRRTSLLPAGIAAVEGEFSAGDPVELRDTTGRAVARGLVNFDAKEIPRLIGRSTRELARELGPAYEREVVHRDDLVLLHP from the coding sequence GTGGGTGAGGCCCGCAGGATCGTCGTCAAGGTGGGCTCCTCGTCGCTGACCACCGCCGCCGGCGGCCTGGACGCCGACCGCGTCGACGCACTGGTCGACGTACTCGCCAAGATCCGCAGCGGGGGAGAGCGGGAGATCGTCCTCGTCTCCTCCGGTGCCATCGCCGCCGGGCTCGCCCCGCTGGGGCTGCGCCGCCGTCCGAAGGACCTCGCCCGGCAGCAGGCCGCCGCCAGCGTCGGCCAGGGCCTGCTCGTCGCCCGCTACACCGCCTCCTTCGCCCGCTACGGCGTCCGCGTCGGCCAAGTCCTGCTGACCAGCGACGACATGAGCCGCCGCGCCCACCATCGCAACGCCTCCCGCACCCTCGACAAGCTCCTCGCGATGGGCGCCTTCCCGATCGTCAACGAGAACGACACGGTCGCCACCGACGAGATCCGCTTCGGCGACAACGACCGCCTCGCTGCCCTCGTCGCCCACCTCGTCCACGCCGACCTGCTCGTCCTCCTCTCCGACATCGACGGTGTCTACGACGGCGACCCCAGCAGGCCCGATACCTCGCGGATAGCGGAAGTGAAGGGCCCCGAGGACCTCGCGGGCGTCGAGATCGGCAGCGCGGGCAAGGCCGGCGTCGGCACCGGCGGCATGGTCACCAAGGTCGAGGCCGCCCGGATCGCGGCCGGCGCCGGCATCCCCGTGGTCCTCACCAGCGCCGTGCACGCGGCGGACGCGCTGAGCGGCGGCGACACCGGTACCTACTTCCACCCCACCGGCAAACGCTCCGCCGACCGCCTCCTGTGGCTGCAGCACGCCTCCACCCCGCAGGGCGCACTGACCCTGGATGACGGCGCGGTGGACGCGGTCGTCAAGCGCCGCACCTCCCTGCTGCCCGCCGGAATCGCCGCCGTGGAGGGTGAGTTCAGCGCCGGCGACCCCGTCGAACTGCGCGACACGACAGGACGCGCGGTGGCCCGGGGGCTGGTCAACTTCGACGCCAAGGAGATCCCGCGGCTGATCGGGCGTTCGACCCGCGAGCTGGCCCGAGAGCTGGGCCCGGCGTACGAACGCGAGGTCGTACACAGGGACGACCTGGTGCTCCTGCACCCGTGA
- the obgE gene encoding GTPase ObgE, with protein sequence MTTFVDRVELHVAAGNGGHGCASVHREKFKPLGGPDGGNGGRGGDVILTVDQSVTTLLDYHHSPHRKATNGKPGEGGNRSGKDGQDLVLPVPDGTVVLDEAGNVLADLVGHGTSYIAAQGGRGGLGNAALASARRKAPGFALLGVPGDLQDIVLELKTVADVALVGYPSAGKSSLISVLSAAKPKIADYPFTTLVPNLGVVTAGSTVYTIADVPGLIPGASQGKGLGLEFLRHVERCSVLVHVLDTATLESERDPVSDLDVIEEELRQYGGLDNRPRIVVLNKVDVPDGKDLAEMVRPDLEARGYRVFEVSAVAHIGLRELSFALGELVGKARAARPKEEATRIVIRPKAVDDAGFTVTREEIGGEPLFRVRGEKPERWVRQTDFNNDEAVGYLADRLNRLGVEEQLMKAGARSGDGVAIGPEENAVVFDWEPTVMAGAEMLGRRGEDHRFDAARPATQRRKDKQAERDESLREYDEFDPFE encoded by the coding sequence ATGACCACCTTCGTGGACCGCGTCGAGCTGCATGTCGCCGCGGGTAACGGAGGTCACGGCTGTGCCTCCGTACACCGAGAGAAGTTCAAGCCGCTCGGCGGCCCCGACGGCGGCAACGGCGGGCGGGGCGGTGATGTCATCCTCACCGTCGACCAGTCGGTGACGACGCTGCTCGACTACCACCACTCGCCGCACCGCAAGGCCACCAACGGCAAGCCCGGCGAAGGCGGCAACCGCTCCGGCAAGGACGGCCAGGACCTGGTCCTGCCGGTGCCGGACGGCACGGTCGTGCTGGACGAGGCGGGCAATGTGCTCGCGGACCTCGTCGGCCACGGCACTTCGTACATCGCCGCGCAGGGCGGCCGCGGCGGTCTCGGTAACGCGGCGCTGGCCTCCGCCCGCCGCAAGGCGCCCGGCTTCGCGCTGCTCGGCGTGCCCGGTGACCTCCAGGACATCGTCCTGGAGCTGAAGACCGTCGCCGACGTGGCGCTCGTCGGCTACCCGAGCGCCGGCAAGTCCTCGCTGATCTCGGTGCTGAGCGCGGCCAAGCCGAAGATCGCCGACTATCCCTTCACGACGCTCGTGCCGAACCTCGGTGTCGTGACGGCCGGTTCGACCGTCTACACCATCGCCGACGTGCCGGGTCTGATCCCGGGCGCCAGCCAGGGCAAGGGCCTCGGCCTCGAGTTCCTGCGGCATGTGGAGCGGTGCAGCGTGCTGGTGCACGTGCTGGACACCGCGACCCTGGAGTCCGAGCGCGACCCCGTCTCCGACCTCGACGTCATCGAGGAGGAACTGCGGCAGTACGGCGGCCTCGACAACCGGCCCAGGATTGTCGTCCTGAACAAGGTCGACGTGCCGGACGGCAAGGACCTCGCCGAGATGGTCCGACCCGACCTGGAGGCCCGCGGCTACCGTGTCTTCGAGGTGTCGGCCGTCGCCCACATCGGGCTGCGCGAGCTGTCGTTCGCGCTCGGTGAGCTGGTCGGCAAGGCGCGCGCGGCCAGGCCGAAGGAGGAGGCGACCCGCATCGTCATCCGGCCCAAGGCCGTGGACGACGCGGGCTTCACCGTCACCCGCGAGGAGATCGGCGGCGAGCCGCTGTTCCGGGTGCGCGGCGAGAAGCCCGAACGCTGGGTGCGCCAGACCGACTTCAACAACGACGAGGCCGTCGGCTATCTCGCCGACCGGCTCAACCGCCTTGGTGTGGAAGAGCAGCTGATGAAGGCGGGCGCCCGCAGCGGCGACGGCGTCGCCATCGGCCCCGAGGAGAACGCGGTCGTCTTCGACTGGGAGCCGACGGTCATGGCCGGCGCGGAGATGCTCGGCCGCCGTGGCGAGGACCACCGCTTCGACGCGGCCCGGCCTGCGACGCAGCGCCGTAAGGACAAGCAGGCGGAGCGGGACGAGTCGCTGCGGGAGTACGACGAGTTCGACCCGTTCGAGTAG
- the rpmA gene encoding 50S ribosomal protein L27 yields the protein MAHKKGASSTRNGRDSNAQRLGVKRFGGQVVNAGEILVRQRGTHFHPGAGVGRGGDDTLFALQAGAVEFGTHRGRKVVNIVPVA from the coding sequence ATGGCACACAAGAAGGGCGCATCGTCCACCCGGAACGGTCGCGACTCCAATGCCCAGCGGCTCGGCGTGAAGCGCTTCGGCGGTCAGGTCGTCAACGCGGGTGAGATCCTGGTCCGTCAGCGCGGCACCCACTTCCACCCCGGCGCCGGCGTCGGCCGTGGCGGCGACGACACGCTGTTCGCCCTGCAGGCCGGTGCGGTGGAGTTCGGTACCCACCGTGGCCGCAAGGTCGTGAACATCGTTCCGGTCGCCTGA
- the rplU gene encoding 50S ribosomal protein L21, translating to MYAIVRSGGRQHKVAVGDIVEVDKISTAKVGDTVELSTLLVVDGDAVTSDPWVLAGIKVQAEVVDHHKGQKIDILRYKNKTGYRRRQGHRQQYTAIKVTSIPTAAK from the coding sequence GTGTACGCCATCGTGCGCAGCGGTGGTCGCCAGCACAAGGTTGCTGTCGGCGACATCGTTGAGGTTGACAAGATTTCCACTGCCAAGGTTGGCGACACGGTCGAGCTCTCGACCCTGCTCGTTGTCGACGGCGACGCCGTGACCAGCGACCCGTGGGTGCTGGCCGGCATCAAGGTCCAGGCCGAGGTCGTGGACCACCACAAGGGCCAGAAGATCGACATTCTGCGCTACAAGAACAAGACCGGCTACCGCCGTCGGCAGGGCCACCGCCAGCAGTACACGGCGATCAAGGTCACGTCGATCCCCACGGCTGCGAAGTAA